The sequence AAAGCGCGCTTCGCAACAGCAACAGCGCCAACGTCAACGGCAGCGAGGGCGCGAAGGCAGCGCCGATCAGGCAGACGCTTGACGGGATATGCGTGAACACCATTGTGTTCAGCAGGCCGATCCTGCGTGACAGCGGCGTGGCCGCGAGCTGGGAACCCGCCGAGAGCAAGCCCGCGCAGAAGAAGAACCGGCCGGCAGCGGCGACCGAGAGCCCGAAGCGCTGCATCAGCCACAGCGACAGCAGTGAATTGACGACGAGGCCCCCTGCGAACGCGTCGACGCTGAACAGCATCGCGAGCCGGGTGACGATGCGCCGGGAGGGGCCGAGCGGCGGCGGCGCGGCGGGCGCGTGGGCTTCGGGGAGCGGCAAATGTCGATAGAGCAGCCAGACGGCAACGCCGGCGCCGGCATAGACGACGAACATGCCGCGCATCGCGCCGGGCAGCGGGATGCTGGTGTGCGCGGCGAGCCAGAGTGGCAGACCTGCCGCCAGCGAGCCGGCTGCCGCTGATAGCGCGCCGATCAGGCTGTATCGCGCAAAGAGCGCGGTGCGGGCATCGCCCGCGGCGGCCTCGGCAAGGCGCGACTGCTCGAGCGGCAGAAACAGGCTGACGTCACCGGCGCTTGGATTGAGCGTGCCGACGAACGCGACGGCGATGAGCGCCCACAGCGTGGACAGACTTGCGAAGCCGATGCCCGTGGCGGCCATCAGTGTCGCGGCGAGCATCAGCATCCGCCGGTGTGCGACGCGGCCGGCCAGCATGCCGACGGCAATCGTCGCGAGTGCGGAACCCAGCAACGTCACGGTACTGACCAGTCCGACGTCCAGCTGTGAAAACCCGAGCGCGAGCAGATACGCTGGCAGCAGCACGGCAATGAACCCGTCGCAGAAGCCGCGCATGCCGCGGCTCGCCAGGACGAGCGCTGCAGTCTTGTCGGCTCCCGCGGGCGGTATCCGGCCCGCGAGCGAGGCGGAGAAACGGCCGCTAGAGGCGTGCATCGCGCCGGCACCACGCGTAGAGCGCGTCATACATCACCATGCCGTGCCTCAACTGCTCGAGGTCGTCCCGGAAATTGCCGGATAAGCCCACGGAAATCGCATGCAGGCCGCTTGCTTCCGGGGCGAGATCGTATCGTCCGGTATCGGCGCCTCGCACGATTGCCGCGAGCTTGAGCAGCGCCGGGTCATGCAGCGCGTATTTCTCGAGGAACGCATCGAAGCTGCATAGCTCGCCATGGTGTCCGAGCTCGACGTCCGGCACATCGAAGGGGATCGCGCCCGTCTCCTTCGCGATCCGCAACACGTCCGCGTCCGGGACGTAGAGAAACTCGGCCGCCTTGTCGACAAACCGGGCGATCAGCCACGGACATGCGATTCGATCAATCTTCGGCCGTTCACGCGTGATCCATTTCATGGCGTTTCTCCAGTGCGCAGAGGCAGAGGAAACCTTTCGAATGATGTCGTGCATCAGTCGTCGCCGCCGTCTTCGTCGGCCGAGACGCTCCGGCACCGCCCGTCGACGCGCGGCGCCGTTGCCGGCGCCGGCGCGGAGCGAAACGGCCGGGCGCGACGTATCGTTCGTCGTCCGCCGCCCGATTTCCATGGCGCTGCGTCCGTAGCGCCCGGCGATCGAACCCGGCGTTCACCGGAGCCGGGGTCCGCGGCAAACCGAGCGCCGCGTCGCGCCGTTCGCCGGCCAACCTTTCCGCCGTGCGCGGCAATGCGCCCGCGACGTCGGAACGGCGGCGAGCCCGATGCCGATGAACCGTCCGCCGGAAATGCGCACGATGTTCTCCCGGTTCGGCGGCGCGCGCCTCAGCGATGCAGCCACGGATATGCGAGCAGGCCGACGACTGCCGCGGCGGCGACGATCACCGGCTCCTGGAGTTTCTTGACGCGCCAGAGCAGCACGATCGTCACGAGCGCGACGGCGGCCGTCGGCGCGTCGACGATCGAGCGCTTCGCGATGACGAGCACCGAGCCCGTGATCGCGCCGACGGCCGCGGCCGTGATGCCGTCGACGAACGCCTTGACGCTCGGCAGATGGCCGTACTTCTTGACGTAGGGCGCGGGAACGACCGTGAACAGATAGCACGGCAGGAACGTGCCGAGCGCCGCCGCGAGCGCGCCGGGAAATCCCGCGACCAGATAGCCGATGAAGCCGACCGTGATCACGACCGGTCCCGGCGTGATCATCGCGACGGCGACTGCATCGACGAACTGCTTGTCGTTGAGCCAGTGGTGTCCGGTGACGACGCCGCCGTACAGAAACGGCACGATCGCGAGCCCCGAGCCGAACACGAACGCGCCGGCCTTCGCGAAGAACAAGCCGATTTGCGCGAGCACGGAAACGTCGACGCCGCGCATCAATCCGCTCACGAAGCCGCCCGTCGCCGGAAGATGGGCGGCGGCCAGTGCGTTCGCGCCGCTTGAGCCGAGCTATTTCGGCGGCGCGCGCCAGAGCCAGCCGATCAACCCGGCGGCGATGAACAGCCATGCGATTTCCGATTCGGTGACGAACGTCACCGCGGCGAGCGTCACGAAGATCGCCCCGAGCAGCTTGTCCTTGCCGACTGTCTTCGTCGTGAGCTTGTAAGCGCTCATCGCGATGATCCCGACGACCGCCGCGCCGACGCCGTAGAACACGGCCTGCATCCATGGCAAGCCGCCGAAGTGCGCATAGGCGAAGCCGAGCGCGACGACCATCAGGAACGACGGCAGCACGAACGCGAAGCCGGCGAGCGTCGCGCCGAGGATACGGTAGTGGACATACCCGAGATAGATCGCGAGCTGCGCGGCCATCGGCCCCGGCGCGAGCTGCGCGAGCGTGAGTCCCTCCTTGTAGTCCGCCTCCGAAATCCAGCCGCGCCGCTCGACGAGATCGCGGCGCATATAGCCGGCGAGCGCGACCGGGCCGCCGAAGCCGAACGTGCCGAGCCGCAGCATGTACCCGACCAGTTGACTCATCGAGTAGGCCGGCGCATGGGGCGTGACGGTGGTGGTCATGACCGGCTCCCGGTTTTGTCCGTTTCGTTCGTCGCGAAGTACGCGTACAGCGAATCGAGCACGTCGCTCATCTGCTCGAGCAGCCGCTCGTCGTTTTCGGCGCGCCGGCGCGCGCCGGCCATCACCGCTTCGAAGCCGACCGTCTCGGGGGCGCCGGGCCCGCCGACGTCGAGTGCGTGCACGATCGTGCCCAGGCGCAGCAGCGCCGGGTCCTGGTCGAGTCCGAAGCTGGCGAGCAGCACCTCGAACGTCACGCGCTCGCCGACATGCGTGAACGCGGCGCCGTCGTAATCGAAGCCGAGCGCGCCGTCGGGGCACTCGCTCGGCGACGCGAGCCAGATGAAGCGCGCGCGCGTGTCGATGAAACGGCGAATGAGCCATGCGCTGGCGACGCGATCGACCCACATGCGCTGGCGCGTGGCCCACGTGCGCCCCTGGTAGTTGTCGATCGCGAGGCGCCGGATCGCACGCTCGGCGGCGTGGGGTTCCCCGGGCGACAGCACCGTGTCGACGAGAGAGACGAAGTCCTGCCATGCGAGCTCGGCGCGGGTGGCCGCGTCGTCGGGAAAGTAATCGATCGCGCGAATGGCTTCGAAATCCTTGCGCAGGCGGCGCAGCAGGCGAGCCAGTTCGGCGGCCGACTGGCTCGCCAGCGT is a genomic window of Burkholderia mallei ATCC 23344 containing:
- a CDS encoding MFS transporter; protein product: MHASSGRFSASLAGRIPPAGADKTAALVLASRGMRGFCDGFIAVLLPAYLLALGFSQLDVGLVSTVTLLGSALATIAVGMLAGRVAHRRMLMLAATLMAATGIGFASLSTLWALIAVAFVGTLNPSAGDVSLFLPLEQSRLAEAAAGDARTALFARYSLIGALSAAAGSLAAGLPLWLAAHTSIPLPGAMRGMFVVYAGAGVAVWLLYRHLPLPEAHAPAAPPPLGPSRRIVTRLAMLFSVDAFAGGLVVNSLLSLWLMQRFGLSVAAAGRFFFCAGLLSAGSQLAATPLSRRIGLLNTMVFTHIPSSVCLIGAAFAPSLPLTLALLLLRSALSQMDVPTRTAFVMAVVTPAERPAAAGLTSVPRSLAAAIAPALAGGLLGLGWLGAPLVACGALKIGYDLTLLASFRHVEPDGGPGR
- a CDS encoding chromate resistance protein ChrB domain-containing protein codes for the protein MKWITRERPKIDRIACPWLIARFVDKAAEFLYVPDADVLRIAKETGAIPFDVPDVELGHHGELCSFDAFLEKYALHDPALLKLAAIVRGADTGRYDLAPEASGLHAISVGLSGNFRDDLEQLRHGMVMYDALYAWCRRDARL
- a CDS encoding chromate resistance protein ChrB domain-containing protein, translating into MKIASTWSLLVLTLPTENATARMRFWRALKAKGCAVLRDGVYLLPHTEAREGMLRELADAIAESGGAAHLLRVPSLDASQEAEFRALFDREEDYAGFVRDLAQARKTLASQSAAELARLLRRLRKDFEAIRAIDYFPDDAATRAELAWQDFVSLVDTVLSPGEPHAAERAIRRLAIDNYQGRTWATRQRMWVDRVASAWLIRRFIDTRARFIWLASPSECPDGALGFDYDGAAFTHVGERVTFEVLLASFGLDQDPALLRLGTIVHALDVGGPGAPETVGFEAVMAGARRRAENDERLLEQMSDVLDSLYAYFATNETDKTGSRS